The sequence below is a genomic window from Halosolutus gelatinilyticus.
ACTTCTGCGTCTGCTCGTCGACCGTTGAGCTGGACGTCGTCGTCTTCGTCTCGCCGCCTTTCAGGCCCTTGAGTCCGGCGACTTGCGCGTCGACGCCGGTCGATCGAGTCTTCTTCGCGACGGTGTCGACGTCGACGTCGATGTCGTCGAACTCGTCGTTCGAGAAGTTCAGACGCGTATGATCCGTCTTCTCGACGCCGCCCCACGAGAGGTCGACGCCCTCCATCGCGCCGTCGATATCTCGCCGGATCTCCTCGTCGGTGTACGATTCGTCCTCGGATTCGTCGTCGGCCGCTTCGACCCGTTCGACGGTGCGAGCCATGTCGAGGTAATGGGCGATCAGCGCCGCGCCGGTCGACGCCGTGATCGAGGCGAGTCCCACGGCGTAGACCGCAACGACCTCCGCGGTGTAGTCGGCGTTGTAGCCGTTCCAGTCGACCGGGTAGGCGTAGAGGAAAGCGCCGACAGCCACGATCGTCACGAGGACACCGGCGATCGACGCGTA
It includes:
- a CDS encoding DUF7139 domain-containing protein, whose amino-acid sequence is MTAERRPSGYLFDLYRQYIGEPEDRTDVYLGFGLFLGGIGLAIVALLLYLWSSTFEPRSPAHLTWAEPAYAVAMVSLPILMLGIVVLLPSERRVLYASIAGVLVTIVAVGAFLYAYPVDWNGYNADYTAEVVAVYAVGLASITASTGAALIAHYLDMARTVERVEAADDESEDESYTDEEIRRDIDGAMEGVDLSWGGVEKTDHTRLNFSNDEFDDIDVDVDTVAKKTRSTGVDAQVAGLKGLKGGETKTTTSSSTVDEQTQKLKELREQKRAEEAAAEGAESGSLLSTLRSRFRALFARE